The following coding sequences are from one Deltaproteobacteria bacterium PRO3 window:
- a CDS encoding acetylornithine transaminase — protein MNNAEIIALSDKYVMKTYARQPVAFVRGKGAYLWDADGKKYLDFLAGIAVNGLGHSHPAITEAVAAQAARLVHTSNLFYNQSQAELAELLCRHSFADKAFFCNSGAEANEAAVKLARIYQKQKKGEGSFEILTMEKSFHGRTLGMIAATGQDKVKKGFEPLPEGFRHVPYDDLPALAAAMSDKTCAVLLEPVQGEGGVRYPAEGYLRGVRELCKQHGALLIYDEVQCGMGRTGKLFAYEHSGVAPDIMSLAKSLGAGLPIGACLATDEVARAFQPGSHASTFGGNFLVCEAAKAFLRVLLEDGFLEKVRQTGAYLVERLRGLQKKHPWIREVRGEGLMVGVELEIPAKPLVDAALNEGLVINAAQEKILRLVPPLNIGNREVDEAVDLLDDVFAQAPGGASA, from the coding sequence ATGAACAATGCGGAAATCATCGCCCTCAGCGACAAATATGTGATGAAAACCTACGCCCGCCAACCCGTCGCCTTCGTCCGCGGCAAAGGAGCCTACCTTTGGGACGCCGACGGCAAGAAGTACCTCGACTTCCTGGCCGGCATCGCGGTCAACGGGCTGGGCCACAGCCATCCGGCGATTACCGAGGCGGTCGCCGCCCAGGCCGCGCGGCTCGTCCACACTTCCAACCTGTTCTACAACCAAAGCCAGGCCGAACTGGCCGAGCTGCTCTGCCGGCATTCCTTCGCCGACAAGGCCTTCTTTTGCAACAGCGGCGCCGAGGCCAACGAGGCGGCGGTCAAGCTGGCGCGGATCTACCAAAAACAAAAGAAGGGCGAGGGCAGCTTCGAGATCCTCACCATGGAGAAGAGCTTCCACGGCCGGACCCTGGGCATGATCGCGGCGACGGGGCAGGACAAGGTCAAGAAGGGCTTCGAGCCCCTGCCCGAGGGTTTCCGCCACGTCCCCTACGACGACCTGCCGGCCCTGGCCGCGGCGATGAGCGACAAGACCTGCGCCGTCCTGCTCGAGCCGGTGCAGGGCGAGGGCGGGGTGCGTTATCCCGCGGAGGGCTATCTGCGGGGCGTCCGCGAGCTTTGCAAGCAGCACGGCGCTTTGCTGATCTACGACGAGGTGCAGTGCGGGATGGGACGCACCGGCAAGCTCTTTGCCTACGAGCATTCCGGCGTCGCCCCCGACATCATGAGCCTCGCGAAGTCGCTGGGCGCGGGGCTCCCGATCGGCGCCTGCCTTGCCACCGACGAGGTGGCCCGGGCCTTCCAGCCGGGGAGCCACGCCTCCACCTTCGGCGGCAATTTCCTGGTCTGCGAGGCGGCCAAGGCCTTCCTTCGGGTCTTGCTCGAGGACGGTTTCCTCGAGAAGGTGCGGCAGACGGGCGCCTATTTGGTCGAACGCCTACGCGGTCTGCAGAAGAAACACCCCTGGATACGGGAAGTCCGGGGCGAGGGGCTGATGGTCGGCGTCGAGCTGGAGATCCCCGCCAAACCCTTGGTCGATGCCGCCCTAAACGAGGGACTCGTCATCAACGCGGCCCAAGAGAAGATCTTGCGCCTGGTACCCCCGCTGAACATCGGCAACCGCGAGGTCGACGAGGCCGTCGACCTGCTCGACGACGTCTTCGCCCAGGCCCCCGGAGGCGCCTCCGCATGA
- the argF gene encoding ornithine carbamoyltransferase produces MNQPRHFLTLFEYSAKELIDLLVLADELKARFKKGKEDNSLKGKILAMVFEKSSTRTRVSFEAAMLQLGGHAINITTTESQLGRGETYEDTARVLSRYCQGIMLRTFSQANLEKMAEASSVPVINGLTDLFHPVQVMADLQTILEVKKTLKGLKVTYVGDGNNLANTWINAAIVLGFDLNVSCPPGYKPSGALLKQFGKTHDNVQMVEDPIEAVKSTDVIYTDTWFSMGQKEDEKKRQLFAPYQVNREMLSHAADDVMVLHCLPAHRDEEITSEVLDGPHSYVWEEAENRLHVQKAILKTLMG; encoded by the coding sequence ATGAATCAGCCCAGGCACTTTCTGACCCTCTTCGAGTACAGCGCAAAGGAACTGATCGACCTGCTGGTCCTGGCCGACGAGCTGAAGGCCCGTTTCAAGAAGGGGAAGGAAGACAACAGTCTCAAGGGCAAGATCCTCGCGATGGTCTTCGAGAAATCCTCGACCCGCACCCGGGTCTCCTTCGAGGCCGCGATGCTGCAGCTGGGCGGCCACGCGATCAACATCACGACGACCGAGAGCCAGCTCGGCCGCGGCGAGACCTATGAAGACACCGCCCGGGTCCTTTCGCGCTATTGCCAGGGCATCATGCTGCGCACCTTCTCGCAGGCCAACCTCGAGAAGATGGCCGAGGCCTCCTCGGTGCCGGTGATCAACGGGCTCACCGACCTGTTCCATCCAGTCCAGGTGATGGCGGACCTGCAGACCATCCTCGAGGTCAAGAAGACGCTGAAGGGACTCAAGGTCACCTACGTCGGCGACGGCAACAACTTGGCGAACACCTGGATCAACGCGGCGATCGTCCTGGGCTTCGACCTCAACGTCTCCTGCCCGCCGGGCTACAAGCCCTCGGGGGCCCTGCTCAAGCAGTTCGGCAAGACCCACGATAACGTCCAGATGGTCGAGGACCCCATCGAGGCGGTGAAGAGCACCGACGTGATCTATACCGACACCTGGTTCTCGATGGGACAGAAAGAAGACGAAAAAAAGCGGCAGCTCTTCGCGCCTTACCAAGTCAACCGCGAGATGCTCTCGCACGCGGCCGACGACGTAATGGTCCTGCACTGCCTTCCCGCGCACCGCGACGAAGAGATCACCAGCGAGGTCTTGGACGGCCCGCACTCCTACGTGTGGGAGGAGGCGGAGAACCGGCTGCACGTGCAGAAGGCGATTTTAAAGACTCTCATGGGGTAA
- a CDS encoding argininosuccinate synthase, with amino-acid sequence MPDKIKKVVLAYSGGLDTSVIIKWLIEHYGCEVVAFAADLGQGEELSPLQEKAIKTGASKIYIEDLKEEFVRDFVFPMLRANAIYEGAYLLGTSIARPLIAKKQIEIAQKEKADAVSHGATGKGNDQVRFELTYYALQPGIHVIAPWRDWTFKSRSDLIEYAEKNGIPVPVTKSKPYSSDRNLLHISFEGGILEDPWNEPPADMFLLSKSPEAAPDKPTVIEVDYEKGNPVAVNGQRLSPAALLAKLNEIGGENGVGRVDLVENRFVGMKSRGVYETPGGTILHAAHRAIESITLDREVLKIRDSLIPTYAAQVYNGFWYAPERELLQGLIDEAQQRVSGTARLKLYKGNVTVTGRKSPNSLFSEDFATFEKDTVYNQKDAEGFIKINALRLKIRSLMQQAR; translated from the coding sequence ATGCCCGACAAAATCAAAAAGGTTGTCCTCGCCTACAGCGGCGGACTCGACACCTCCGTCATCATCAAATGGCTGATCGAGCACTACGGCTGCGAGGTCGTGGCCTTCGCCGCCGATCTGGGCCAGGGCGAAGAGCTCTCGCCGCTCCAGGAGAAGGCGATCAAGACCGGGGCCAGCAAGATCTACATCGAGGACCTCAAGGAAGAGTTCGTCCGCGACTTCGTCTTCCCGATGCTCCGGGCCAACGCGATCTACGAGGGGGCCTACCTGCTGGGCACCTCGATCGCGCGACCACTGATCGCCAAGAAGCAGATCGAGATCGCCCAAAAAGAAAAAGCCGACGCGGTCAGTCACGGGGCCACCGGCAAGGGTAACGACCAGGTGCGCTTCGAGCTGACGTATTACGCCCTGCAGCCCGGCATCCACGTCATCGCCCCCTGGCGCGACTGGACCTTCAAGTCCCGCAGCGACCTGATCGAGTATGCCGAAAAGAACGGCATCCCGGTTCCGGTCACCAAGTCCAAGCCCTACAGCTCCGACCGCAACCTGCTGCACATCAGTTTCGAGGGCGGCATCCTCGAGGACCCCTGGAACGAGCCGCCAGCCGACATGTTCCTGCTCAGCAAAAGCCCGGAGGCTGCGCCGGACAAGCCCACCGTCATCGAGGTCGACTACGAGAAGGGAAATCCGGTCGCCGTCAACGGGCAGAGGCTCTCGCCCGCCGCCTTGCTGGCCAAGCTGAACGAGATCGGCGGCGAGAACGGGGTGGGGCGGGTCGACCTAGTCGAGAACCGCTTCGTCGGCATGAAGAGCCGCGGCGTCTACGAGACGCCGGGCGGCACTATCCTGCACGCCGCGCATCGCGCGATCGAGTCGATCACCCTCGACCGCGAGGTGCTCAAGATCCGCGACTCGTTGATCCCGACCTACGCGGCCCAAGTCTACAACGGCTTCTGGTACGCCCCCGAGCGCGAGCTCCTGCAAGGCCTGATCGATGAGGCCCAGCAGCGCGTCAGCGGCACCGCCCGGCTCAAGCTCTACAAGGGCAACGTCACCGTCACGGGACGCAAGTCGCCGAATTCGCTGTTCAGCGAGGACTTCGCCACCTTCGAGAAGGACACGGTGTACAATCAGAAGGACGCGGAGGGCTTCATCAAGATCAATGCCTTGCGCTTGAAGATCCGTTCCTTGATGCAGCAAGCTCGGTAG